DNA sequence from the Sphingomonas taxi genome:
CCGAGGATGGCGATGATGTCCTGCAACGACTTGTAGCGCTGGAGCAGCGACTGGACCGCGCGGGCGGTGTCGTAATGCTCCTGGCCGACGACGCGCGGTTCGAGCACGCGGCTGGTCGAATCGAGCGGATCGACCGCCGGATAGATGCCGAGTTCCGAAATCGCGCGGTTGAGCACGGTCGTCGCGTCCAGATGGGCGAACGAGGTCGCCGGCGCCGGGTCGGTGAGATCGTCCGCGGGGACGTACACGGCCTGCACCGAGGTGATCGAACCCTTGTTGGTCGAGGTGATGCGCTCCTGCAGCGCGCCCATGTCGGTCGACAGCGTCGGCTGATAGCCCACCGCCGACGGGATGCGGCCGAGCAGTGCCGACACTTCCGCGCCCGCCTGGGTGAAGCGGAAGATGTTGTCGACGAAGAAGAGCACGTCCTGCCCTTCCTGGTCGCGGAAATATTCCGCGATGGTCAGGCCCGACAGCGCGACGCGGGCGCGGGCGCCCGGCGGCTCGTTCATCTGGCCGAACACCAGTGCGACCTTCGAACCCTCGCTGGTCGGATTGCCCTCGGCATCCTTGGCGATGACGCCCGCGTCGAGGAATTCGTGATAGAGGTCGTTGCCCTCGCGGGTACGCTCGCCGACGCCGGCGAACACCGAGGTGCCGCCGTGGCCCTTGGCGATGTTGTTGATCAATTCCTGGATCAGCACGGTCTTGCCGACGCCGGCGCCGCCGAACAGGCCGATCTTGCCGCCCTTGGCGTAGGGCGCGAGCAGGTCGATGACCTTGATGCCGGTGACGAGGATCGCGTTCTCGGTCGACTGGTCGACGAACAGCGGCGCCTCGGCATGGATCGGCGCGCGCAGGTCGGTCTGCACCGGGCCGCGCTCGTCGATCGGCTCGCCGATGACGTTCATGATGCGGCCGAGCGTCGCCGGGCCGACGGGAACGCTGATCTGCGCGCCGGTGTCGCGGACGGTCTGGCCGCGGGTCAGGCCCTCGGTCGCGTCCATCGCGATCGTGCGGACGGTGTTCTCGCCGAGATGCTGCGCGACTTCGAGCACCAGCTTGTTGCCGTTGTTGTCGGTCTCGAGCGCCGAAAGGATCGCCGGCAGATTGTCCGGGAAGTGGACGTCGACGACGGCGCCGATGACCTGGGCGATCGTGCCGGTGGTGTTGCTGCTGCCCGTCGACTGGGTCGGGCGGATGTCGTCTGCGGCGGTTGCCATGGCGGTTCTTCCTGCTTCGGATTCGTTAGAGCGCTTCGGCGCCGGAGATGATCTCGACCAGTTCGGTCGTGATCGCGGCCTGACGCGTGCGGTTATACTGGATCGACAGGCGATTGATCATGTCGCCCGCATTGCGGGTGGCATTGTCCATCGCGTTCATGCGGCTGCCCTGCTCGGATGCGGCGTTTTCGAGCATCGCGCGGAACACCTGGATCGCGACGTTGCGCGGCAACAGGTCGGCGAGGATCTGCTCCTCGTCGGGCTCGTATTCCACCACGGCGCCCGCCGAAGCGACCGGCACGTCCGCCTTGGTCTCGTCGACCGCGACCGGGATGATCTGGCGACCGACGGGGAGCTGCACCAGCGCCGAGACGAACTTGGCGTAGAACAGATGCGCGACATCGAACTCGCCGGCGGCATAGCGCGCGAGCAGGTCGTCGGCGACTTCGCGGGCCTGCTGGAAGCCGAGCGTCTTGTGGCCGCCCAGCTCGTGATCGGCGAGGATCGCGTTCGGGTAGAAGCGCCTGAGCACCCGCCCCTTCTTGCCGGCGAGATAGAAGCGCACGGTCTTGCCCTGCGCCTCCAGCTCCTCCGCCTTGCGGCGGGCGGCGCGGACGATGTTGGTGTTGAACGCGCCCGCGAGGCCACGCTCGGAGGTGGCGACGACGAGCAGATGCACCTGGTCCTTGCCGGTGCCCGACAGCAGCGGCGACACGGTCGCCCCGCCGGCGAGCTGACGCGACAGGCTAGAGACGACCGCCTCCAGCCGCTCCGCATAGGGACGGCCGGCCTGCGCCGCCTCCTGCGCGCGGCGCAGCTTGGCGGCGGCGACCATCTTCATCGCCTTGGTGATCTTCTGGGTCGATTTGACCGAGTTGATCCGGATCTTGAGGGCCTTCAACGACGCCATTGTTGTCCTTCATGTGCTCCTGCGCAGGCAGGAGCCCAGGGTTACCAAGCGAGCCGCTCTGGGCTCTGGGCTCCGGCTTGCGCAGGAGCACCGGATGTTACGCGAAGGTCTTCGCAAACTGGTCGAGCGCGGCCTTCAGCCCCGACTTGGCCTCGTCGCCGAGATCGCGCGTCTCGCGGATCTTGGTGAGGACGCCGGCGTGGTTGGCGCGCAGATCCTGCAACATCGCCTGCTCGTAGCGGACGACGTCGGTCACCGCGACCTTGTCGAGATAGCCGTTGGTGCCGGCGAAGATCGACGCGGTCTGCTCCTCGAAGGGCATCGGCGAGAATTGCGCCTGCTTGAGCAGCTCGGTGAGGCGCGCGCCGCGGTTGAGCAGGCGCTGCGTCGAGGCGTCGAGGTCAGACCCGAACTGCGCGAACGCCGCCATCTCGCGATACTGGGCGAGCTCGAGCTTGATCGAGCCCGACACCTTCTTCATCGCCTTGGTCTGTGCGGCCGAGCCGACGCGGCTGACCGACAGGCCGACGTTGATCGCGGGGCGGATGCCGGCGAAGAACAGGTCGGTTTCGAGGAAGATCTGGCCGTCGGTGATCGAGATCACGTTGGTCGGGATATAGGCCGACACGTCGCCCGCCTGGGTCTCGATGATCGGCAGCGCGGTGAGCGAGCCGCCGCCGTTGGCGTCCGACATCTTGGCGGCGCGCTCGAGCAGGCGGCTGTGCAGATAGAAGACGTCGCCCGGATAGGCTTCGCGGCCCGGCGGACGGCGCAGCAGCAACGACATCTGGCGATAGGCGACCGCCTGCTTCGACAGATCGTCGAACACGATCAGCGCGTGCATGCCGTTGTCACGGAAATATTCGCCCATCGCGGTGCCGGTATAGGGCGCGAGGAACTGGAGCGGTGCCGGCTCCGACGCGGTCGCGGCGACGACGATGGAATAGTCCATCGCGCCATTCTCTTCGAGCGTCTTGACGAGCTGCGCGACGGTCGAGCGCTTCTGGCCGACCGCGACATAGACGCAATAGAGCTTCTTCGACTCGTCCGACGACTGGTTGATCGTCTTCTGGTTGATGAAGGTGTCGATCGCGACTGCCGACTTGCCGGTCTGGCGATCGCCGATGATCAGCTCGCGCTGGCCGCGGCCGACGGGAACGAGCGCGTCGATCGCCTTGAGGCCCGACTGCATCGGCTCGCTGACCGACTGGCGCGGGATGATGCCCGGTGCCTTGACCTCGACGCGGCTGCGCTTCTCGGCGACGATCGGGCCCTTGCCGTCGATCGGGTTGCCGAGGCCATCGACGACGCGGCCGAGCAGGCCCTTGCCGACGGGGACGTCAACGATCGTGCCGGTGCGCTTGACGATATCGCCCTCGCGGATCTCCGAGTCCGAACCGAAGATCACGACGCCGACGTTGTCGGCCTCGAGGTTGAGCGCCATGCCCTGCACGCCGTTGGCGAACTCGACCATCTCGCCCGCCTGGACGTTGTCGAGACCGTAGATGCGCGCGATGCCGTCGCCGACCGACAGCACCTGACCGGTTTCGGTGACCTGCGCTTCGGTGCCGAAGTTGCTGATCTGGTCCTTGATGACCTTGGAGATTTCTGCGGCGCGGATATCCATCGTGAGTTAGCCCTTCATCGCGTGCGCGAGAGTATTGAGACGGGTGCGGATCGACGAATCGATCATCTGTGAACCGATGCGGACGACCAGGCCGCCGAGCAAATCGGGGTCGACCGACAGGTCGACGGAGACGTCGCGGCCGACGCGCTGGCGGAGCTGCTGCTTGAGCTCGACGACCTGCTCGTCGTTCAGCGGATGCGCGCTGGTCACCTCGGCGGCGATCTCGCCGCGGTGGCGCGCGGCGAGCTGGCGGAAGGCGCGGATGATCGCGGGCAGCTGGCCGAGGCGGCGGTTCTCGGCGAGGACGCCGAGGAAATTCTTGGTGGTGGCGTCGACGCCGAGCGCATCGGCGGTGGCGAGCACCGCCTTCACCGCGGCGCCGCGGGCGACCAGCGGGCTGACGGTGAGTGCGCGGAAATCGGCGCTTTCGTTCAGCGCGTCGCGCACATTGGCGAGGCTGGATTCGACGGTGTCGATCGTCCTGGCGTCGCGCGCGAGATCGAACAGGGCGATCGCGTAACGCCCACCCAGGCTCGCCTGAATACCGCCGCCAGAAGTACCGATGGATGTCTCCACGGAGCTGAAGTCCTCGTGCCGAATGTTGGCCCATGGGGAAGAGGGCGCGCGATGCACGCCTGCTATGGGTGGCGGGCGGCTAGCATGAGGGGGCGGTTAGCGCAAGTATCGAGCGCGCAAAGTGGTGTGCCGGCGGGGGTTTGGAGGTGGTGAATTCCTCCCCCGCAAGGGGGAGGGGGACCGTTCGGCGCAGCCGAATGGTGGAGGGGGAGGACAGGGTGGGAGCTTTGTAGCGAAGCTTCCACCCTGTCCTCCCCCTCCGTCAGCGCTACGCGCTGCCACCTCCCCCTTGCGGGGGAGGAATTAGGGCTTTCGTTCAGGATCGTGCGGGTAAGACCACTCCCGGCAGATGGAGACAGGAT
Encoded proteins:
- the atpD gene encoding F0F1 ATP synthase subunit beta, whose amino-acid sequence is MATAADDIRPTQSTGSSNTTGTIAQVIGAVVDVHFPDNLPAILSALETDNNGNKLVLEVAQHLGENTVRTIAMDATEGLTRGQTVRDTGAQISVPVGPATLGRIMNVIGEPIDERGPVQTDLRAPIHAEAPLFVDQSTENAILVTGIKVIDLLAPYAKGGKIGLFGGAGVGKTVLIQELINNIAKGHGGTSVFAGVGERTREGNDLYHEFLDAGVIAKDAEGNPTSEGSKVALVFGQMNEPPGARARVALSGLTIAEYFRDQEGQDVLFFVDNIFRFTQAGAEVSALLGRIPSAVGYQPTLSTDMGALQERITSTNKGSITSVQAVYVPADDLTDPAPATSFAHLDATTVLNRAISELGIYPAVDPLDSTSRVLEPRVVGQEHYDTARAVQSLLQRYKSLQDIIAILGMDELSEEDKLTVTRARKIQKFLSQPFHVAEVFTGISGKFVQIEDTVRSFKAVVDGEYDHLPEAAFYMVGGIDEVVAKAEKLAQEA
- a CDS encoding F0F1 ATP synthase subunit gamma; this encodes MASLKALKIRINSVKSTQKITKAMKMVAAAKLRRAQEAAQAGRPYAERLEAVVSSLSRQLAGGATVSPLLSGTGKDQVHLLVVATSERGLAGAFNTNIVRAARRKAEELEAQGKTVRFYLAGKKGRVLRRFYPNAILADHELGGHKTLGFQQAREVADDLLARYAAGEFDVAHLFYAKFVSALVQLPVGRQIIPVAVDETKADVPVASAGAVVEYEPDEEQILADLLPRNVAIQVFRAMLENAASEQGSRMNAMDNATRNAGDMINRLSIQYNRTRQAAITTELVEIISGAEAL
- the atpA gene encoding F0F1 ATP synthase subunit alpha, coding for MDIRAAEISKVIKDQISNFGTEAQVTETGQVLSVGDGIARIYGLDNVQAGEMVEFANGVQGMALNLEADNVGVVIFGSDSEIREGDIVKRTGTIVDVPVGKGLLGRVVDGLGNPIDGKGPIVAEKRSRVEVKAPGIIPRQSVSEPMQSGLKAIDALVPVGRGQRELIIGDRQTGKSAVAIDTFINQKTINQSSDESKKLYCVYVAVGQKRSTVAQLVKTLEENGAMDYSIVVAATASEPAPLQFLAPYTGTAMGEYFRDNGMHALIVFDDLSKQAVAYRQMSLLLRRPPGREAYPGDVFYLHSRLLERAAKMSDANGGGSLTALPIIETQAGDVSAYIPTNVISITDGQIFLETDLFFAGIRPAINVGLSVSRVGSAAQTKAMKKVSGSIKLELAQYREMAAFAQFGSDLDASTQRLLNRGARLTELLKQAQFSPMPFEEQTASIFAGTNGYLDKVAVTDVVRYEQAMLQDLRANHAGVLTKIRETRDLGDEAKSGLKAALDQFAKTFA
- a CDS encoding F0F1 ATP synthase subunit delta, with translation METSIGTSGGGIQASLGGRYAIALFDLARDARTIDTVESSLANVRDALNESADFRALTVSPLVARGAAVKAVLATADALGVDATTKNFLGVLAENRRLGQLPAIIRAFRQLAARHRGEIAAEVTSAHPLNDEQVVELKQQLRQRVGRDVSVDLSVDPDLLGGLVVRIGSQMIDSSIRTRLNTLAHAMKG